One region of Jonesiaceae bacterium BS-20 genomic DNA includes:
- the thrS gene encoding threonine--tRNA ligase, with protein sequence MPQVTFTLDGQETTVTVGTTGTDLFKDRKEVVVLRVNGELKDLFEAPEQGDTVEAVTIDSPDGLQVLRHSAAHVLAQAVQKVNPDAKLGIGPPITDGFYYDFDVETPFAPEDLKALEKQMMRIIKEGQTFNRRVITDEQGHAELANEPYKIELIGLKGKGDEAAEGASVEVGAGELTIYENVKRNGEVTWEDLCRGPHLPSTRLIGNGFKLMRSAAAYWRGNEKNPQLQRIYGTAWPTKDELTEYLTRLEEAEKRDHRRLGVELDLFSFPDEMGSGLAVFHPKGGIIRTEMEEYSRKRHIEAGYSFVNTPHITKEKLYQVSGHLDWYAEGMYPPMHMDEELDAEGNVRRAGQNYYLKPMNCPMHNLIFDARGRSYRELPMRLFEFGTVYRYEKSGVVHGLTRARGFTQDDAHIYCTEEQMKDELTDALNFVLDLLKDYGLDDFYLELSTRDPEKTVGSDEVWETATRTLEEVAQASGLELVPDPGGAAFYGPKISVQAKDAIGRTWQMSTIQLDFNLPEKFDLEYAAADGTRRRPVMIHRALFGSIERFFAVLTEHYAGAFPVWLAPVQVLAVPVAEAFNEYLEDVAAQLRAAGVRVEIDDSSERFPKKIRNASKSKVPFTIIAGGEDAENGAVSFRFRDGSQENGIKIEDAIARVVDAIKTRAQV encoded by the coding sequence CTGCCCCAAGTCACCTTTACCCTGGACGGCCAGGAGACTACGGTAACTGTAGGAACTACTGGCACCGACCTGTTCAAAGACCGCAAAGAAGTTGTGGTTCTACGGGTAAACGGTGAGCTTAAGGACCTATTTGAAGCCCCGGAGCAAGGGGACACGGTTGAGGCGGTGACCATTGACTCCCCGGACGGGCTCCAGGTGCTGCGTCACTCGGCCGCTCACGTGCTGGCTCAGGCCGTTCAAAAGGTAAACCCTGATGCCAAGTTGGGCATTGGCCCTCCCATCACCGACGGCTTTTACTACGACTTCGACGTTGAGACCCCGTTTGCTCCCGAGGACCTCAAAGCCCTCGAGAAGCAGATGATGCGGATCATCAAAGAAGGACAAACCTTTAACCGCCGTGTCATCACGGACGAGCAGGGCCACGCTGAACTAGCCAACGAGCCATACAAGATTGAGCTCATTGGCCTCAAGGGCAAGGGCGACGAGGCGGCCGAAGGCGCGAGCGTTGAGGTTGGCGCGGGCGAACTCACCATTTACGAAAACGTCAAGCGTAACGGCGAAGTTACCTGGGAGGACCTCTGCCGCGGCCCGCACCTGCCAAGCACTCGTCTCATTGGCAACGGCTTCAAACTGATGCGTAGCGCCGCCGCGTACTGGCGGGGCAACGAGAAGAACCCGCAACTGCAGCGCATTTACGGAACCGCTTGGCCTACCAAGGATGAGTTGACCGAGTACCTCACCCGTTTGGAAGAGGCTGAGAAGCGCGATCACCGCCGTCTCGGAGTGGAGCTTGACCTATTCTCGTTCCCAGATGAGATGGGCTCGGGACTGGCAGTGTTCCACCCTAAGGGCGGAATCATCCGCACCGAGATGGAAGAGTACTCCCGTAAGCGTCACATTGAGGCCGGCTATTCCTTTGTAAATACCCCTCACATCACCAAGGAAAAGCTCTACCAAGTTTCCGGTCACCTCGACTGGTACGCCGAGGGTATGTACCCTCCCATGCACATGGATGAAGAGCTGGATGCCGAGGGTAATGTTCGCCGTGCTGGGCAGAACTACTACCTCAAGCCGATGAACTGCCCAATGCACAACCTGATTTTCGATGCCCGGGGCCGGTCATACCGGGAACTTCCAATGCGCTTGTTCGAGTTTGGAACGGTCTACCGTTATGAAAAGTCTGGTGTGGTTCACGGGTTGACCCGTGCCCGCGGATTCACCCAGGACGACGCGCACATTTACTGCACCGAAGAGCAGATGAAGGACGAGCTCACCGATGCACTGAACTTTGTGCTTGACCTGCTCAAGGACTACGGTCTGGACGACTTCTACCTAGAACTTTCCACCCGTGACCCAGAAAAGACTGTCGGATCTGACGAGGTATGGGAAACCGCGACTCGTACGCTTGAAGAAGTTGCCCAAGCCTCCGGTTTGGAACTCGTTCCAGACCCGGGCGGCGCTGCGTTCTACGGTCCGAAGATCTCCGTTCAGGCTAAGGACGCGATTGGTCGTACCTGGCAGATGTCTACGATTCAGCTGGACTTCAACCTGCCGGAGAAGTTTGACCTTGAGTACGCGGCAGCAGATGGTACCCGCCGTCGCCCGGTCATGATTCACCGCGCCTTGTTTGGATCTATCGAACGCTTCTTTGCGGTCTTGACCGAGCACTATGCGGGCGCATTCCCGGTATGGCTGGCTCCGGTTCAGGTACTTGCGGTTCCTGTTGCGGAGGCTTTCAATGAATACCTCGAGGACGTGGCCGCCCAGCTACGTGCCGCGGGCGTGCGCGTTGAAATCGACGATTCCTCTGAACGGTTCCCTAAGAAGATCCGTAATGCCTCGAAGTCGAAGGTTCCGTTCACTATCATCGCCGGTGGCGAGGACGCTGAGAACGGCGCTGTTTCATTCCGGTTCCGTGACGGAAGCCAGGAAAACGGCATCAAGATTGAAGACGCTATTGCTCGCGTTGTTGACGCTATCAAGACTCGCGCCCAGGTCTGA
- a CDS encoding YwiC-like family protein, whose protein sequence is MAVANSTAPRPVPIKRRKRKRLAPGWVPDQHGAWAMVIVPLVLGIVLGGPAWIHLPLTGIWLVGYFGFYAAGLWLKSRRRQKYFPPVRAYGLIAVAFGLWILMQQVDLVTWLPLYLPLLVTSLVCSHRRKDRSLLNDTVLVLATSLMLPVAYYASAGWAGDNWTGVWIAFGLVVLYFFGTVLYVKTVIRERGSRGYLLGSIGFHWGLVATGPLLALVIPATVTWVDAGLFSAFFAILAVRSQVVPRTRATPKQLGIGEIFASVALTVLLIVVFM, encoded by the coding sequence ATGGCCGTCGCTAATTCCACAGCTCCCCGCCCCGTTCCAATCAAGAGGCGCAAGCGCAAGCGTCTAGCGCCCGGATGGGTGCCGGACCAGCATGGTGCCTGGGCGATGGTGATTGTTCCGCTCGTGTTGGGGATTGTGCTGGGAGGACCAGCGTGGATTCATCTGCCGCTCACGGGAATCTGGCTGGTCGGTTACTTTGGCTTCTACGCGGCGGGCCTTTGGCTCAAGTCACGGCGCAGGCAAAAGTACTTCCCGCCCGTTCGTGCATATGGACTCATCGCGGTCGCCTTTGGCCTGTGGATACTAATGCAGCAAGTAGATCTAGTTACTTGGTTGCCTCTGTATTTGCCGCTACTGGTTACGAGCCTGGTCTGTTCACACCGGCGTAAGGATCGTTCGCTGTTGAACGACACGGTATTGGTACTGGCAACCTCACTCATGCTCCCCGTTGCTTACTACGCGAGTGCGGGGTGGGCAGGGGATAACTGGACTGGGGTTTGGATCGCCTTTGGTCTGGTTGTGTTGTACTTTTTTGGCACAGTTCTATACGTCAAAACCGTGATCCGGGAGCGTGGTTCGCGAGGCTACTTGCTGGGGTCAATCGGCTTCCACTGGGGGTTGGTTGCAACGGGGCCCCTGCTCGCCCTCGTGATTCCGGCAACCGTAACCTGGGTCGATGCAGGGCTATTTTCGGCTTTCTTTGCCATCTTGGCGGTCCGGTCGCAGGTAGTCCCAAGAACGCGAGCCACACCAAAACAACTGGGCATTGGTGAGATTTTTGCGTCCGTTGCACTGACGGTCTTGCTCATCGTGGTTTTTATGTAG